A region of the Siniperca chuatsi isolate FFG_IHB_CAS linkage group LG23, ASM2008510v1, whole genome shotgun sequence genome:
TCagtgatgacacacacactgtatcatTCGTGGATGATGTAGCAGTTGAAATAATCACAGTGACAGATTACGCAGAGGTTGAATTGGGCGCAAGCACCGACATCGAGGTGGTGATGGGAGAAAATTGCTTTGAGGGAACAGACACTAGCACAGTGGCTGAAGATTCGCTTGTAGTGCTTCCTGATGAGACAACCAGGGAAGAAGAAGTAGGTGGAGCAGGGGAAGAAGCAACACAAGAAAAAGCTGCAAGTGGTTTGCCAAACATCCTCCTTCCAAAAGTTAACAAGGACGACTTAGCGTCCTCTCAACACAAAATCTCTATGGGACCTCATGACTGCCCAGACTGTGAGAAGAAATTTAAGTTTGCCTCTTCGCTAATCGCCCACAGGGTCATCCACACTGGTGAACGCCCCCACCGGTGCAATGACTGTGGTCGCTGCTTCTCTTTCAGGCAGTCCCTCGACAGGCACAGACGCACGCACAAAACTGGACGCAAGTACGACTGCGTTATCTGCGGGGAGACCTTCCACTCCTTGTCAGCCCGCACAGagcacaagcaaacacacatggaAGATGGTGTTTACACGTGTTGTCAGTGCAACAAGAAATTTAACTGGGAGCTGGCACTTGCAAGGCACCTGAAAATTCACACTGATGATCACAACGCAAACAAGCTCACAGAGAGCCATAAGGATGGGCAAGAGGTTGTCATATGTGATGAAAATGTCAGCGCTGCACTTGCTGGACCCGACAGCCATGCGGATGATAATGGTGACCGCGATCCAGAGAATGCAGATGTTCAGAGCAGTGAGCGTCCCACCTCTGAGCCTGAAGGCAGGATCCCTGAACTTGACAATGAAGACATTTCCCAGGTGAAGGTCCGCACAAGTGGGCGCAAACGCAAACCAACCATGAAGATCCAGGTGATAAATTTACAGAAGTGCATGACCACTAAAAGAAGGAAGGAGGTCACTGTGGCGAACCCTCCAGAGCTAAAGCCTTTGCCTTTCAATTGGTAAATCCATCTGTCCTCATTAACCACTTTTGATCTGTTCTTGTCTCACAAATGGTTtccttcatttctgtttttgtcatcCTTGGTTTATTACATGTTTAGTACATAGAAATATAATGTACTATATTATGTTCAGTTGAATATATGGTGGCTGTGGTGGGACATCAGTGCctcatgtttatttttcctttcttgtcAACAGTGCAGAACACTCTTATGGGTCCTCCATGGTCTCATCAAAAGACGGTGATGAAAGTGAGTGTTCATCTttagaaatataatttttttgatCTTTCTCACCACAATTACATAACCAGAGAGATACGAGAACGTGGACTACAGTATAcgttacataaaaaaaaatcaaggcatctgaaaatctgataaattgtaAATTACAGGCCAGAAATTAACTAATAATTACCACGTACTTTGTccataaaatattaacaatttgtttgaaaaaagtTGGAAATGTTCCTTCTGtaatcatttttattacatatttttatgaaaTCGTTAGCATCAAGATAGTAAAAAGTCTTTATCTTAAAGTCTTTATAAAGTTTATCTTGAATGACTAATGGCCAAGTTGGGCCTTGAATGCTTTGACAGGCAGCTTTATTTGATTATACTGGGATGTATGGgatgtatatttaatattggAACTTATCAATTATCTCAGAATTTTtcaagtagagctgaaacaattaattaattacttgaTCGACAAAAACTATTATAAATTAGTCATTATTTTGATCAaataatcgtttcagtcatttttcaagcatcAATGCCAAACATCACATTCTTttgttctagcttctcaaatgagaggatttgctgcttttctttgtcaaatattttagtaaattgaatatctttagtttttggacagttggtcagacaaaacaagcaatttattaaatgtgttgCCTTGAGCTCTGAGAAattatatttggtattttttactatttttgacattttatagacaaaacagttaattgatcaatcaagaaaataattggcagatgaatcgataatgtaAATGTTAGTTGCAGCGCTATTTTCAGTATTATGTAATATTTGTGAATacttaattatataaaaattgcttacaataaaataagtgtaaaagtATTTCAAGGCAACAGTTGAATAAGCCAAGTCCGTATCAGAGAAAAGAAACCAAGTGGCAACAGCTTGTTTACAATAGTTGCACATTTTCCTGCCGATATGATAGTTTCATATTGAGCAAATGTGTCATTACAGGTCAgcgttttttaaaaacttatttttctaGCAAAATTTCCAACTTCTTTCAAACAATTTGTTTGCAATTAAAttttagttatggacaaacatACAAGTAATTGTTCCTTTTCCAACCTGTAATTTGCATGGTTACTGAAAATCCTTTTAATGGCTCTTACAAACATAAAAGTCTGAAATGCAAGCACGTAATTTTACCATTTCTTAGCACATTGTTCATTTCTTGCTCCAGTCTCTAAtaactttgtttttccttatGGTTCTGTAGCAGATGGCTCATCAGCGGCTTTCTCCTGTCCTAAGTGCTCCTTCCACCACCCAGAAGAAACACAGGTCCAGCAGCACACTGACAAGGTTCACTCTGTTCAGACTGAGGATGACAAGCCTCTCACAGATGAAGAGGGCCGTTTTAGTTGTCCTGACTGTGAGAAGACCTTCAAGTTCCAGTCCTTGCTAAAAGCCCACCAGCGCATCCACACAGGCGAGCAGCCCTTCCTGTGTTCTCAGTGCGGACGGCGGTTCTCCTTCAAACAGTCACTGGAGAGgcacaagcagacacacaagtCCGGGCGCAAGTACGAGTGCCTAATCTGCGGGGAGTTCTTCAAGACCCTGGTGGCCCAGAGGGAGCACAAGAGCACCCACATGGAGAACGGCGAGTACCTGTGTTCAGAGTGTGGCCGGGCATTTGCGTGGAAGTCGGCACTGGTGAGGCACCTGAAGACCCACGGCGAGGACGCTGACAAGGTGGAGCGTTCTTACAAATGTCCTCGCTGTGACCTGGGCTTCAGCTGTGCCAGCTACCTCAACAGGCACCTCCAGACTCACCAAGAAGAAAGAGTGCACACCTGCAACTGCGGAAAGAGCTTCGCCTACCGGGCAGCTCTCACTGCACATCAACGCATCCATCAAAAGGAGCGGCCGCACATATGCACGCAGTGCGGCAAGGGATTCCTCTACAAGGGGGGTTTGCTGAGCCACATGAAGATCCACTCAGAGGAAATGCCCTTCATGTGTTCTTTCTGTGGTAAGAGCTTCAAGAGGGAACGTAACATGAAGAAGCACGAGCGCTGCCACACCAGGGAAAACGTGTTCAGCTGCTCACAGTGCGACAAGAGTTTTGTGTATAAGGCGACTTTGATCAGACACGAGCTGACTCATTCAGGCGAGAGGCCATACCTCTGCTCCGACTGTGGGAAGGGCTTCTTTTCACACGCCGAGCTTCTGAAGCACGAGCGTTTCCACACGGGCCACAAGCCCTTCCAGTGCCCCCACTGTGGCAAGAAATTCACTCAGTCTTGCTACCTGACCATCCACCTGCGCTACCACACCGGAGTCCGGCCGTACTCCTGCACCGACTGCGACAAGAGCTTCCTCAGTGCCAACCGCCTGAAAAGACACCAGCGAACACATTCAGGGGAAAAACCATACCTGTGTGTAGAATGTGGGAAGGGATTCAGGCAGTCATATAATCTCAAAATGCATCAACGAACGCATATCATGAAGTTAACATAGTCAGTCAAGACTTGAATTTATTGATCTGGAGATTAatattttggaaatgtaaatGGTATGAGTTTATAAATTAGTTTAGACTGGGACAAAAGCTAGCGTAGATGGATTATTGTAACGTTATCTTCTATGCAATCGCAGTGAACTGCATCTAGTTTAGAAACTTGTTCTAGCAAGAATAGGTTCATGTTGAATGTCCCGTTATACTGAATGCATTTGATTTACAGGTTGTGTAGCGATTAAAGCACACTGAGCAGAGGAGtatgtgtttttcagataaaGTCTGTTGCAACTTTTGTCTAATATTTTGGCTCAATCgacaaataataaacaaaaggtTTTACATAAATCCAGTCTTTATTGTAGGCATGTTTTACAACAGAAAAGTTAACACTAGTTGGAAAAGagactttaaacatttttgtgataGAACaagttacattttcttttaacagcATTGGTTTAATTTCAAACagtaacacaaaaacatactgcAGGTTCTGTGGCATGGAGGCTTGTGTCTCAGGTCAGCAGTAGTACAGACAGGAGTTACACTGTAACAGTTCTACAGCCAGTAACAGGTCATTGTTGAGAATCAGCTTAGACATCTTGGAGTATTTAGTGTTGCATCTTTACAGAATAGCAGAGAGGAATTAAGGTGTACATCACTGGGTTTACTGACAGACTTCAATTACATGAAGAGGACAAATGGGCATTATGAATTGTGTTGTGAagtcattttattaatttcatgtgaaaactgaaaaagatcAGAGTACTAGACAACTGAGCTACTGAGAGAGTAAGAGTTTGGGCAGCACTTCACCCATGAGAAAGGTCAACAAATGTAAGACTTCCCTGCCTAAATAGGCAATGCCTCAGTCTAACAGAGCACACACTGGCATACATGATAGTTTCAGCCAAGTCGGAATGGTACTAAGAAAACAGTGAAGGCTATGCAAAGCAGTAGCCCTGCTAACCAGACAGTGACCTACACAGCTATGTGCAGAGTGATGGGGCAGTGGTCGCTTCCCATGACCTTGTTGCGGATCTTGCTGTCGCACAGACCTGGCAGCAGACCGGACGACAGCACAAAGTAATCGAGCCTCCAGCCCACGTTCTTTCCGCGGGCGTTCATCATGTAGGTCCAGAAGGTGTAGGCGTGGGTCTGCTCGGGGTAGAGCTCGCGGAAGCTGTCGGTGAAACCGGCCTCCAGCAGCTGGCTGAAGCCCTCGCGCTCCTCGGGGGTAAAGCCTGCGTTTTTCTTGTTCCCTTTGGGGTTCTTCAGGTCTATCTCCTGATGTGCGACATTAAGGTCGCCACACAGCACCAGGGGCTTCTGTATGTCCAGCTCGCTCAGGTATGCCCGGAAGTCCACGTCCCAGGTTTTGCGGTAATCTAGGCGCACAAGGCCTCTACCGGAGTTAGGCACGTAGGCAGTCACCAGGAAGAAGGTGGGGAACTCGGCAGT
Encoded here:
- the LOC122871574 gene encoding zinc finger protein 16-like isoform X2; this translates as MDSGVFTAISKGDPFPLESLRLLVPPFQLMAASMWQVLKKQDVMNYWKVAEYVSLVMDMVPELLMYKHRMQLNLGLRARYILELCRSEQLVEPDFILSHLDKIKSRHPTLVDMKESEEEIAVNFLELIQTLLKDPEERQDFFLEVFPAEYGPQYDSDLQTLFSEFLFRLAQLLPVPDLEQTVSWLGAECSVLEDCVHLVSEPTDLKNLLQHHKHLGHLDQHVPPSGMGDSILSSLSAVSPSKVAKPTEEPNQSDPLQGLSDDTHTVSFVDDVAVEIITVTDYAEVELGASTDIEVVMGENCFEGTDTSTVAEDSLVVLPDETTREEEVGGAGEEATQEKAASGLPNILLPKVNKDDLASSQHKISMGPHDCPDCEKKFKFASSLIAHRVIHTGERPHRCNDCGRCFSFRQSLDRHRRTHKTGRKYDCVICGETFHSLSARTEHKQTHMEDGVYTCCQCNKKFNWELALARHLKIHTDDHNANKLTESHKDGQEVVICDENVSAALAGPDSHADDNGDRDPENADVQSSERPTSEPEGRIPELDNEDISQVKVRTSGRKRKPTMKIQVINLQKCMTTKRRKEVTVANPPELKPLPFNCAEHSYGSSMVSSKDGDENGSSAAFSCPKCSFHHPEETQVQQHTDKVHSVQTEDDKPLTDEEGRFSCPDCEKTFKFQSLLKAHQRIHTGEQPFLCSQCGRRFSFKQSLERHKQTHKSGRKYECLICGEFFKTLVAQREHKSTHMENGEYLCSECGRAFAWKSALVRHLKTHGEDADKVERSYKCPRCDLGFSCASYLNRHLQTHQEERVHTCNCGKSFAYRAALTAHQRIHQKERPHICTQCGKGFLYKGGLLSHMKIHSEEMPFMCSFCGKSFKRERNMKKHERCHTRENVFSCSQCDKSFVYKATLIRHELTHSGERPYLCSDCGKGFFSHAELLKHERFHTGHKPFQCPHCGKKFTQSCYLTIHLRYHTGVRPYSCTDCDKSFLSANRLKRHQRTHSGEKPYLCVECGKGFRQSYNLKMHQRTHIMKLT
- the LOC122871574 gene encoding zinc finger protein 7-like isoform X1; its protein translation is MDSGVFTAISKGDPFPLESLRLLVPPFQLMAASMWQVLKKQDVMNYWKVAEYVSLVMDMVPELLMYKHRMQLNLGLRARYILELCRSEQLVEPDFILSHLDKIKSRHPTLVDMKESEEEIAVNFLELIQTLLKDPEERQDFFLEVFPAEYGPQYDSDLQTLFSEFLFRLAQLLPVPDLEQTVSWLGAECSVLEDCVHLVSEPTDLKNLLQHHKHLGHLDQHVPPSGMGDSILSSLSAVSPSKVAKPTEEPNQSDPLQGLSDDTHTVSFVDDVAVEIITVTDYAEVELGASTDIEVVMGENCFEGTDTSTVAEDSLVVLPDETTREEEVGGAGEEATQEKAASGLPNILLPKVNKDDLASSQHKISMGPHDCPDCEKKFKFASSLIAHRVIHTGERPHRCNDCGRCFSFRQSLDRHRRTHKTGRKYDCVICGETFHSLSARTEHKQTHMEDGVYTCCQCNKKFNWELALARHLKIHTDDHNANKLTESHKDGQEVVICDENVSAALAGPDSHADDNGDRDPENADVQSSERPTSEPEGRIPELDNEDISQVKVRTSGRKRKPTMKIQVINLQKCMTTKRRKEVTVANPPELKPLPFNCAEHSYGSSMVSSKDGDETDGSSAAFSCPKCSFHHPEETQVQQHTDKVHSVQTEDDKPLTDEEGRFSCPDCEKTFKFQSLLKAHQRIHTGEQPFLCSQCGRRFSFKQSLERHKQTHKSGRKYECLICGEFFKTLVAQREHKSTHMENGEYLCSECGRAFAWKSALVRHLKTHGEDADKVERSYKCPRCDLGFSCASYLNRHLQTHQEERVHTCNCGKSFAYRAALTAHQRIHQKERPHICTQCGKGFLYKGGLLSHMKIHSEEMPFMCSFCGKSFKRERNMKKHERCHTRENVFSCSQCDKSFVYKATLIRHELTHSGERPYLCSDCGKGFFSHAELLKHERFHTGHKPFQCPHCGKKFTQSCYLTIHLRYHTGVRPYSCTDCDKSFLSANRLKRHQRTHSGEKPYLCVECGKGFRQSYNLKMHQRTHIMKLT
- the apex1 gene encoding DNA-(apurinic or apyrimidinic site) endonuclease yields the protein MKRGKKAEEAAADGENDTGSASAKKTKKAKEPEAPIMYDDPPDKMTSKDGRNANMKITSWNVDGLRAWVKKKGLDWVREEAPDVLCLQETKCAEKNLPADITSMPEYPHKYWAVSDDKEGYSGVAMLCKTEPLKVTYGIGKEEHDNEGRVITAEFPTFFLVTAYVPNSGRGLVRLDYRKTWDVDFRAYLSELDIQKPLVLCGDLNVAHQEIDLKNPKGNKKNAGFTPEEREGFSQLLEAGFTDSFRELYPEQTHAYTFWTYMMNARGKNVGWRLDYFVLSSGLLPGLCDSKIRNKVMGSDHCPITLHIAV
- the LOC122871574 gene encoding zinc finger protein 7-like isoform X3, with the protein product MAASMWQVLKKQDVMNYWKVAEYVSLVMDMVPELLMYKHRMQLNLGLRARYILELCRSEQLVEPDFILSHLDKIKSRHPTLVDMKESEEEIAVNFLELIQTLLKDPEERQDFFLEVFPAEYGPQYDSDLQTLFSEFLFRLAQLLPVPDLEQTVSWLGAECSVLEDCVHLVSEPTDLKNLLQHHKHLGHLDQHVPPSGMGDSILSSLSAVSPSKVAKPTEEPNQSDPLQGLSDDTHTVSFVDDVAVEIITVTDYAEVELGASTDIEVVMGENCFEGTDTSTVAEDSLVVLPDETTREEEVGGAGEEATQEKAASGLPNILLPKVNKDDLASSQHKISMGPHDCPDCEKKFKFASSLIAHRVIHTGERPHRCNDCGRCFSFRQSLDRHRRTHKTGRKYDCVICGETFHSLSARTEHKQTHMEDGVYTCCQCNKKFNWELALARHLKIHTDDHNANKLTESHKDGQEVVICDENVSAALAGPDSHADDNGDRDPENADVQSSERPTSEPEGRIPELDNEDISQVKVRTSGRKRKPTMKIQVINLQKCMTTKRRKEVTVANPPELKPLPFNCAEHSYGSSMVSSKDGDETDGSSAAFSCPKCSFHHPEETQVQQHTDKVHSVQTEDDKPLTDEEGRFSCPDCEKTFKFQSLLKAHQRIHTGEQPFLCSQCGRRFSFKQSLERHKQTHKSGRKYECLICGEFFKTLVAQREHKSTHMENGEYLCSECGRAFAWKSALVRHLKTHGEDADKVERSYKCPRCDLGFSCASYLNRHLQTHQEERVHTCNCGKSFAYRAALTAHQRIHQKERPHICTQCGKGFLYKGGLLSHMKIHSEEMPFMCSFCGKSFKRERNMKKHERCHTRENVFSCSQCDKSFVYKATLIRHELTHSGERPYLCSDCGKGFFSHAELLKHERFHTGHKPFQCPHCGKKFTQSCYLTIHLRYHTGVRPYSCTDCDKSFLSANRLKRHQRTHSGEKPYLCVECGKGFRQSYNLKMHQRTHIMKLT